Proteins co-encoded in one Enterobacter sp. R4-368 genomic window:
- a CDS encoding YncE family protein, translating into MKMKTSVLSLLVAMALAGCSAHTTTSAQPVAPAAKPAAAQLPESVVKRELASGLYEMAISPQGDALYVSSAEGFKDVQGGVVYKLDPKTLQTLGATHTDLKNFGMAISPDGKTVYVTNSLDGGVSAIDTSTGKVLSRTLFPERNEKGQPYGAREIVLHNGNLYIGAVADPALVWVVDAKTLKVKARIKNAGKWVTGLHFSAQTQRLYVANGGGEILVVNPRNNRIEQRWKPLGDKPALLLNIAEDEATGRLFVTDNSKAKTTLVLDIHSGKIVKQLEGDALAVKFNAKRHEIYITQRESGNVLSLDAISYAVKQRWDLPPHPNSLLLSADGQTLFVTVKQAFNKDHSTSGPDSVVRIDLNK; encoded by the coding sequence ATGAAGATGAAAACGTCCGTGCTGTCTCTGCTGGTGGCGATGGCGCTTGCCGGTTGCAGCGCACATACCACCACCAGCGCACAGCCTGTGGCACCGGCAGCAAAACCTGCGGCGGCGCAGTTACCAGAGAGCGTGGTGAAACGCGAACTGGCGAGTGGTCTGTATGAAATGGCGATCAGCCCGCAAGGCGATGCACTGTATGTTTCCAGCGCGGAAGGCTTTAAAGATGTGCAGGGCGGAGTGGTATACAAGCTGGATCCGAAAACACTACAAACCCTCGGCGCGACCCACACCGATCTGAAAAACTTTGGCATGGCTATCTCCCCGGATGGCAAAACCGTGTATGTCACCAATTCGCTGGACGGCGGCGTGAGCGCCATCGACACCAGCACCGGCAAAGTACTTTCCCGTACCCTGTTCCCGGAACGCAACGAGAAAGGCCAGCCGTACGGCGCGCGTGAAATTGTGCTGCATAACGGCAATTTATATATCGGTGCCGTTGCCGATCCGGCGCTGGTGTGGGTGGTTGACGCGAAGACCCTGAAGGTAAAGGCGCGTATCAAAAACGCGGGCAAATGGGTGACCGGTCTGCACTTCTCTGCGCAGACGCAACGTTTGTACGTGGCGAATGGCGGTGGCGAAATCCTGGTGGTGAATCCGCGCAATAATCGCATTGAGCAACGCTGGAAACCACTGGGCGACAAACCGGCACTGCTGTTGAATATCGCTGAAGATGAGGCTACCGGCCGCTTGTTCGTCACCGACAATTCAAAAGCCAAAACCACGCTGGTGCTGGATATCCACAGCGGCAAAATTGTGAAACAGCTTGAGGGCGATGCGCTGGCGGTGAAATTCAACGCTAAACGCCATGAAATCTATATTACCCAGCGCGAGTCCGGCAACGTGCTGAGCCTTGATGCAATCAGCTATGCGGTAAAACAGCGCTGGGATCTGCCGCCGCATCCAAACAGCCTGCTGCTTTCCGCCGATGGTCAGACGCTGTTTGTCACCGTCAAACAGGCATTCAACAAAGATCACTCCACCAGCGGCCCGGATAGTGTCGTCAGGATCGATCTGAACAAGTAA
- a CDS encoding SpoIIE family protein phosphatase — protein MDIPLASRQLNAGILRLAVPHVTPDANNVQVMSLFNEHKSLIGLPVLENNRPIGMINRHIFLSQMSRPFFHELYDQKSCIAFMDKNPLIVDADCGLEYLSERVIETGDKAVTEGFILTQQGQYIGIGLGIDLIRTVSDLQAKQHLQIMQSLEYARIIQESMLSRSRNTIEKTLDDWCLHWHPRDCVGGDIYAFQRVENGWLMVLADCTGHGVPGAFMTFIFSSALEKALSLAPANAPEQLLSLINQHIKQTLSQVHPSADRSQSNDGCDALVLFVDTQHEQVSWASARMHAFVLSAEKDSATTLESCRKGVGYTDTPVDYQWQRYQAPLRRGDTFLIVSDGATDQPGGPRNVMFGKKRIQSLLAQNRTLPMPALSDALLAALKAWQGQQASRDDMTWFGFRW, from the coding sequence ATGGATATACCGCTCGCTTCACGACAGCTTAATGCTGGTATCTTGCGCCTTGCCGTCCCGCACGTGACCCCGGATGCCAATAACGTGCAGGTCATGTCGCTGTTCAATGAACACAAATCGTTAATTGGCCTGCCGGTGCTGGAAAATAACCGTCCTATTGGCATGATTAACCGGCATATTTTTCTGTCGCAGATGAGCCGTCCGTTTTTCCATGAGCTGTATGACCAGAAAAGCTGCATCGCGTTTATGGATAAAAACCCGCTGATCGTCGATGCCGATTGCGGTCTCGAATATTTGTCCGAGCGGGTGATCGAAACTGGCGACAAAGCCGTCACCGAAGGGTTTATCCTCACCCAGCAGGGGCAATACATCGGTATTGGTCTGGGCATAGATCTTATCCGCACGGTCTCGGATTTACAGGCCAAGCAGCATCTGCAAATTATGCAAAGCCTTGAATACGCACGCATTATTCAGGAATCGATGCTGAGCCGCTCGCGTAACACCATTGAAAAAACGCTTGATGACTGGTGCCTGCACTGGCACCCGCGCGACTGTGTTGGCGGCGATATCTACGCTTTTCAGCGCGTGGAAAATGGCTGGTTGATGGTGCTGGCGGATTGCACCGGGCATGGCGTTCCCGGCGCGTTTATGACTTTTATTTTCTCCTCGGCGCTGGAAAAAGCGCTCAGCCTCGCCCCAGCGAACGCGCCGGAACAACTACTCAGCCTGATTAATCAACATATCAAACAGACGCTCAGCCAGGTGCATCCTTCAGCCGATCGCAGCCAGTCCAACGATGGCTGTGACGCCCTTGTTCTGTTTGTCGACACGCAACATGAGCAGGTCAGTTGGGCGAGCGCGCGCATGCACGCTTTCGTACTCAGCGCGGAAAAAGACAGCGCAACAACGCTTGAAAGCTGCCGCAAAGGTGTGGGTTACACCGACACGCCAGTGGATTACCAGTGGCAGCGCTACCAGGCTCCATTGCGTCGTGGCGACACGTTCTTGATTGTTTCTGATGGCGCGACCGACCAGCCAGGCGGCCCGCGCAATGTAATGTTTGGCAAAAAACGTATTCAGTCACTGTTAGCGCAAAACCGCACGCTGCCAATGCCTGCACTTTCCGACGCCCTGCTCGCGGCGCTGAAAGCCTGGCAGGGGCAGCAAGCCTCGCGCGATGACATGACGTGGTTTGGTTTTCGCTGGTGA
- a CDS encoding SiaB family protein kinase, which produces MQINDLQVKEAVLLPLFTLQRQNAVELFYTGYFSQQHIVSLGEVIRTWLDKHESSAVTRRKLFSAFIEMGQNIVRYSSDDRYLSTEQQELRFGSVCFHMDQTHYYLETANLVGPEASTLLQTNLDVLRGMSQAEIRDAWKQGLRSEAPATSKGANIGLLTMARDTSLPLEYRIHPLAAGSLSAFHLKATFCHD; this is translated from the coding sequence ATGCAAATAAACGACCTGCAGGTCAAAGAAGCCGTTCTGTTACCCCTTTTTACGCTGCAACGGCAAAACGCCGTTGAGCTTTTTTATACGGGCTATTTTTCCCAGCAGCATATTGTTTCGCTGGGTGAAGTCATTCGTACATGGCTGGATAAACACGAATCCTCAGCGGTAACGCGCAGAAAGCTGTTCTCGGCTTTTATCGAGATGGGGCAAAACATTGTGCGTTACTCCTCAGATGACCGCTATTTATCGACTGAACAGCAAGAGCTGCGCTTCGGTTCGGTCTGCTTTCATATGGATCAAACTCACTATTATCTCGAAACCGCAAACCTGGTGGGGCCGGAAGCATCTACGTTATTGCAGACAAATCTCGATGTGTTGCGCGGTATGTCGCAGGCGGAGATCCGCGATGCCTGGAAACAGGGGCTGCGCAGTGAAGCCCCGGCGACCAGTAAAGGCGCGAACATCGGTTTGTTGACCATGGCGCGGGATACCAGCCTGCCGCTGGAATATCGCATTCACCCTCTGGCGGCGGGTTCGCTGTCCGCCTTTCACTTAAAGGCAACGTTCTGCCATGACTGA
- a CDS encoding DUF1987 domain-containing protein, producing the protein MTDMTLTPAIELPATAATPEVKFDFAAQRLMLKGEAYPENAAAFFRPLMDALEGWLQSGQQTDAPLQLHVALSYFNSSSTKLLFTLFESLNDYARDGAVCELHWYYDAEDDISEEFGQELRIDFPSLTVFLIPDINAC; encoded by the coding sequence ATGACTGATATGACACTGACGCCGGCTATTGAATTGCCCGCCACCGCCGCGACGCCGGAGGTGAAATTTGATTTTGCCGCCCAACGCCTGATGCTAAAAGGCGAAGCCTACCCGGAGAATGCCGCCGCGTTTTTCCGCCCGTTGATGGATGCGCTGGAAGGCTGGTTGCAGAGTGGCCAGCAGACGGACGCCCCACTCCAGCTACATGTGGCGCTGAGCTACTTCAACAGCTCCAGCACCAAGCTGTTATTTACGCTGTTCGAAAGCCTGAATGATTACGCCCGCGACGGCGCGGTGTGTGAGCTGCACTGGTACTATGACGCGGAAGACGATATCTCCGAGGAGTTTGGCCAGGAGCTACGCATCGATTTCCCGTCGCTGACCGTTTTTCTTATCCCGGACATTAACGCATGCTAG
- a CDS encoding GGDEF domain-containing protein: protein MLDINELFKEDYSVLEDARLAAADDRLTADACREKLWAVAKNYQRLIRESYRLISRSDRAERELNRMNEQLQQLAARLEYEATHDPLTAVFNRSAIINHINQGLTTGHVALILLDIDHFKRINDEYGHPMGDRVICALVARIRRAVPQSAAIGRVGGEEFTIVLPKARVEEAMITASYIHSSLNASPLEVLPQQLVTASFGVSLGHKDSDFETLYSTADAALYHAKKRGRNQVALHEDFFRPQVKMGLSSENVQH, encoded by the coding sequence ATGCTAGATATTAATGAGCTATTCAAGGAGGACTATTCCGTCCTCGAAGATGCTCGTCTGGCCGCTGCCGACGACAGGCTGACGGCGGATGCCTGCCGTGAAAAATTGTGGGCGGTGGCGAAAAACTACCAGCGCCTGATCCGTGAATCGTATCGCCTGATTTCGCGCAGTGATCGCGCTGAGCGCGAACTGAATCGCATGAATGAGCAGTTGCAACAGCTGGCGGCGCGCCTTGAATATGAGGCGACGCACGACCCGCTGACCGCCGTGTTTAACCGCAGCGCGATCATTAATCACATTAACCAGGGTCTGACCACCGGCCATGTGGCGCTGATCCTGCTCGATATCGATCATTTCAAACGCATTAATGATGAGTACGGTCACCCGATGGGCGACCGCGTAATTTGCGCGCTGGTGGCGCGTATTCGCCGCGCCGTGCCGCAAAGCGCGGCGATCGGTCGCGTTGGTGGCGAGGAATTCACCATTGTTCTGCCCAAAGCGCGTGTTGAAGAGGCGATGATCACGGCCAGTTATATTCACTCGTCGCTGAACGCCTCGCCACTGGAAGTGCTCCCCCAGCAACTGGTAACCGCCAGTTTTGGTGTCAGCCTGGGGCATAAAGACAGCGATTTCGAGACGCTGTATAGCACGGCCGATGCCGCGCTGTATCACGCGAAAAAACGCGGGCGTAACCAGGTGGCGCTGCATGAGGATTTTTTTCGCCCTCAGGTGAAAATGGGGCTTTCATCGGAAAATGTTCAGCATTAA
- a CDS encoding DUF4760 domain-containing protein, translating into MEISPTAWQVISNLLVFGGICTAVLTIRFNVKMARKTQTATFLFESRKDSEYIDGLHTLRRVRDSGKSFRSYVFPVAENLSKDENYEGRKIQYILNFYERMAVSIKAGIYEENMLKQASYTTVIDTYETAEPLIKVLREKLRTSLTYQEFEWLHKRWKNKPLKNNKTI; encoded by the coding sequence ATGGAAATCAGTCCGACAGCGTGGCAAGTCATCAGCAATCTGCTTGTTTTTGGCGGTATTTGTACCGCTGTCCTTACCATCCGATTTAACGTGAAGATGGCCCGTAAAACCCAAACGGCGACCTTTCTTTTTGAAAGCAGAAAAGACAGTGAATACATTGATGGTCTGCATACACTTCGGCGCGTTCGCGATTCCGGGAAATCCTTCCGTTCATATGTGTTCCCTGTTGCAGAAAACCTTTCAAAGGATGAGAACTACGAAGGACGAAAAATACAATACATTCTTAATTTCTATGAGCGTATGGCGGTAAGCATAAAAGCCGGTATTTATGAGGAAAACATGCTTAAGCAGGCCTCATATACGACGGTAATAGACACCTACGAAACCGCTGAGCCGCTGATTAAGGTGTTACGGGAAAAACTGCGTACTTCTCTTACTTATCAGGAGTTCGAATGGTTGCATAAACGCTGGAAAAACAAGCCGCTTAAGAACAATAAAACAATCTGA
- a CDS encoding amino acid ABC transporter ATP-binding protein yields the protein MPEANAVSIKNLSKQFDNVEVLRDINLTVKKGTVVSILGSSGSGKSTLLRCMNWLEQPDRGEVRISGQRIGVDEKTGKAMSHKDLSHIRERVGMVFQSFNLWPHLSVLHNVSEALVHVKGMKREQANEIAHRQLEKVGMNHKADVYPITLSGGQKQRVAIARSLAMSPEVILFDEPTSALDPELVNEVLGVMKDLAAEGYTMVVVTHEMDFARQVSDEVVFLEKGLLIEKAPPEKFFTNPDSDRVRKFLQSSR from the coding sequence ATGCCTGAAGCAAACGCGGTAAGCATCAAAAACCTGTCCAAACAGTTTGATAACGTGGAAGTGTTGCGCGATATCAATCTGACCGTAAAGAAGGGCACAGTGGTCAGCATTCTGGGGTCGTCCGGTTCAGGGAAATCGACGCTGCTGCGCTGTATGAACTGGCTGGAACAGCCGGATCGCGGCGAAGTGCGCATCAGCGGGCAGCGCATCGGTGTGGATGAAAAAACCGGCAAAGCGATGTCGCATAAAGATCTCTCACACATCCGTGAACGGGTTGGCATGGTGTTCCAGAGCTTTAACCTGTGGCCGCATCTATCCGTGTTGCACAACGTCAGCGAAGCGCTGGTGCATGTGAAGGGGATGAAGCGTGAACAGGCGAATGAGATTGCCCACCGGCAACTGGAAAAGGTCGGCATGAACCATAAAGCCGATGTCTACCCGATAACGCTGTCCGGCGGGCAGAAGCAGCGCGTGGCGATTGCCCGTTCGCTGGCGATGTCGCCGGAGGTGATTTTATTTGATGAACCCACTTCAGCGCTGGATCCGGAACTGGTTAACGAAGTGCTGGGCGTGATGAAAGATCTCGCTGCAGAGGGTTACACCATGGTAGTGGTGACGCACGAGATGGATTTTGCCCGCCAGGTATCGGATGAAGTGGTGTTTCTGGAAAAAGGGCTGCTGATCGAGAAAGCACCGCCCGAGAAATTTTTCACCAACCCGGATTCGGACAGGGTGAGAAAGTTTTTGCAATCCAGTCGCTGA
- a CDS encoding amino acid ABC transporter permease — translation MNQWGIIWAARESFYNGLLATLELFIIAAVVGLLIGVLFCYLMEYQNRVVHRLIIAFVSLMRAIPFLILAYLLYYGLPQLGISMDAWTAGLLALVIYHGAYFFEILRSQRRIFSSGYIEAAVSQGFSRYKIFLRIILPNIVSSALPLMGNQLIICLKDTAFLCIITVQEITAAANSVQSTYFIPFNAFIVAIALYWGISILLELLIKRLSHYGAKRGMTHA, via the coding sequence ATGAATCAATGGGGAATTATTTGGGCCGCGCGTGAGAGTTTTTACAACGGCCTGCTGGCGACGTTAGAGTTGTTTATTATTGCCGCCGTGGTCGGGTTATTGATCGGTGTGCTGTTTTGCTACCTGATGGAATATCAGAACCGTGTTGTTCATCGCCTGATTATTGCTTTTGTCAGCCTGATGCGGGCAATACCGTTTTTGATTCTGGCGTATCTGCTTTATTACGGTTTACCGCAGTTAGGTATCAGCATGGACGCCTGGACCGCAGGGTTATTAGCCCTGGTAATTTATCATGGTGCCTATTTCTTCGAAATATTACGCAGTCAGCGCAGAATATTCTCCTCGGGCTATATTGAAGCTGCCGTATCGCAAGGTTTTTCTCGTTATAAGATCTTCCTGCGCATTATTTTGCCGAATATTGTCTCTTCCGCGCTGCCCTTAATGGGCAATCAGCTGATTATTTGCCTGAAGGACACGGCGTTTCTGTGCATTATTACCGTGCAGGAGATCACCGCCGCCGCGAACAGTGTGCAGTCCACGTACTTTATTCCGTTTAACGCCTTTATTGTCGCCATTGCGCTGTACTGGGGCATCAGCATTCTGCTGGAGTTGCTGATTAAGCGGTTGAGCCATTACGGAGCGAAAAGAGGAATGACCCATGCCTGA
- a CDS encoding amino acid ABC transporter permease, giving the protein MDLISWQLLIEGAWTTLWISGVAIAFGVVIGLVIAFIRMMKIPFIDQFLVVYISLARATPLVTLVLFLFLSLPTLGINLDKTLAAIVALTLNTSAFNAEIWRNAFRNFPREQREAAESVGMRRWTYFRHIMLPQMWIESLPALVNEMSFLIKGSPAIAVIGVVDLTRVTNRISSVTYEPLSPILAAALLYVIIIGLLLKLQDVAERKAKRLAR; this is encoded by the coding sequence ATGGACTTAATCTCATGGCAGTTATTGATTGAAGGCGCATGGACGACCCTCTGGATCTCAGGCGTGGCGATTGCGTTCGGGGTGGTTATCGGCCTGGTTATCGCCTTTATCCGCATGATGAAGATCCCGTTTATTGACCAGTTTCTGGTGGTTTACATCAGCCTGGCGCGTGCCACGCCGCTGGTAACGCTGGTGCTGTTTCTGTTTTTGTCCCTGCCGACGCTCGGCATTAACCTGGATAAAACGCTGGCGGCGATTGTCGCGCTGACGCTGAACACCTCGGCGTTTAACGCGGAAATCTGGCGCAACGCTTTCCGTAACTTCCCCCGTGAACAGCGGGAAGCGGCGGAGTCTGTGGGGATGCGGCGCTGGACCTATTTCCGCCACATCATGTTGCCGCAAATGTGGATCGAAAGCCTGCCGGCGCTGGTCAACGAGATGTCGTTTTTGATCAAAGGCAGCCCGGCGATTGCGGTGATTGGCGTGGTGGATTTAACGCGCGTGACCAACCGGATCTCCTCTGTGACCTATGAACCGCTGTCGCCGATCCTCGCTGCGGCGCTGTTATACGTGATTATTATCGGTCTGCTGCTGAAGTTGCAGGACGTAGCAGAACGCAAAGCGAAGCGCCTGGCGCGATAA
- a CDS encoding transporter substrate-binding domain-containing protein — protein MKNVFGKYCLAAMISLAFSLHAVAADLPEIEKSGTMKVATEDDYAPFNFMNNGQTDGFNKDMLEELRKYAKFNINQSILPWTGLLAAVSTGQYDMALTGAVITDERLNVFNFTPPWASAQHYFVKRADDKTLNTIADLSGKKVGVQAGSALLARLPELKAMLEKVGGKLGPVVEYQSYPEAYADLANKRVDYVINVVISVNDLVKAKPKVFAKGLAVSGPGYMAWPIPKNSPELLKFMTGFMNHMTETGKLTELQKKWFGETYELPKEPITSADQFHKLAGL, from the coding sequence ATGAAAAACGTATTCGGCAAATATTGTCTTGCAGCCATGATCTCTTTGGCGTTTTCCTTACACGCAGTCGCAGCGGATTTACCCGAAATAGAAAAATCTGGCACCATGAAAGTGGCGACCGAGGACGATTACGCGCCATTCAACTTTATGAATAATGGCCAGACGGATGGTTTTAACAAGGATATGCTTGAGGAATTACGCAAGTACGCAAAATTCAATATTAACCAAAGTATCTTACCGTGGACGGGATTACTCGCTGCGGTTTCCACCGGCCAATACGATATGGCACTCACCGGTGCGGTAATTACCGATGAACGCCTCAATGTCTTTAATTTCACCCCGCCGTGGGCCTCTGCGCAGCACTATTTTGTCAAACGCGCCGACGATAAAACCTTAAATACCATTGCCGATCTCAGCGGTAAAAAAGTGGGCGTCCAGGCGGGCAGTGCGCTGCTGGCGCGTTTGCCGGAGCTGAAAGCGATGCTGGAGAAAGTGGGCGGAAAACTCGGACCGGTGGTGGAGTACCAGTCCTATCCGGAAGCCTACGCCGATCTGGCGAACAAACGCGTTGATTATGTGATTAACGTGGTGATTTCCGTCAACGATCTGGTGAAAGCCAAACCGAAAGTCTTTGCCAAAGGTCTGGCGGTTTCCGGGCCAGGTTACATGGCGTGGCCGATCCCGAAAAACTCACCTGAGCTGCTGAAATTTATGACCGGTTTTATGAACCATATGACTGAAACCGGCAAGCTCACTGAGCTGCAGAAAAAGTGGTTTGGCGAAACCTATGAACTGCCGAAAGAGCCGATCACCAGCGCCGATCAGTTCCACAAGTTAGCCGGTTTGTAA
- a CDS encoding PLP-dependent aminotransferase family protein, producing MIRHLLNVNFDGQRGLQEQVRECLINAILSGIFPADTALPSCRQLASQLNVSRNTTALVFEGLVNEGYLVSRPRSGYYLHPDYYRCGQNPTPPAPECESAAPHWGNRLKITPSQQESILKPAGWMHYRYPFIYGQPYTQQFPLASWRAAANWLHGGVRDPAWVIDHIDQDVPMLIEQIRTRVLPKRGIVAAPDEILITLGSQNALYLLTRLLMSPATRVAVENPGFREAINTFLLSEPQIVPHDVDSEGLVLNETPCDYYYVTPGHQVPTGVTMSKARRVQLLDYAARHDAVVIEDDYDSESNFMQNPLPALKASDRSGRVIYVSSLSKALSPGLRLGYMVAAPEIIDEARALRRLVYRHPPTNIQYQMAHFLAQGHYETHLRRYHEDSARRWDCLHNALHTFLPECQLMQGSEHANAFWLRTPEQINTQQLTWRAAHAGVLIEPGARHFLDAAPPDNFFRMGFHAINPDAIAPGVEVLRGQLAQLC from the coding sequence ATGATTCGTCACCTGTTGAATGTGAATTTTGACGGCCAGCGTGGATTGCAGGAGCAAGTCCGCGAATGTTTGATCAACGCCATTCTGAGCGGGATTTTCCCGGCGGATACCGCACTGCCCTCTTGCCGCCAGCTTGCCAGCCAGCTTAACGTTTCGCGCAATACCACCGCGCTGGTGTTTGAAGGCCTGGTCAACGAGGGCTACCTGGTGAGCCGCCCGCGCAGCGGTTACTACCTGCACCCGGATTACTACCGCTGCGGGCAAAACCCGACGCCACCTGCACCTGAATGCGAGAGCGCTGCACCACACTGGGGCAACCGCCTGAAAATCACCCCCAGCCAGCAGGAATCGATCCTTAAACCAGCAGGCTGGATGCACTACCGCTACCCGTTTATCTACGGGCAGCCCTACACGCAGCAGTTCCCGCTTGCCAGCTGGCGCGCGGCGGCAAACTGGCTGCACGGTGGTGTGCGCGACCCGGCATGGGTGATTGATCATATTGACCAGGATGTGCCGATGCTGATTGAGCAGATCCGCACCCGCGTGTTGCCCAAACGCGGCATCGTTGCCGCACCGGATGAGATCCTGATTACGCTCGGCTCGCAAAACGCGCTCTATCTGCTGACGCGTTTGCTGATGTCGCCCGCGACGCGCGTGGCGGTGGAGAACCCGGGTTTTCGCGAAGCCATTAACACCTTCTTATTAAGCGAGCCGCAAATCGTGCCGCACGACGTGGACAGCGAAGGGCTGGTGCTCAATGAAACCCCTTGCGACTACTACTATGTGACGCCGGGCCACCAGGTGCCGACTGGCGTGACGATGAGCAAAGCGCGGCGCGTGCAATTGCTCGATTACGCTGCCCGCCACGATGCAGTGGTGATTGAGGACGATTACGACTCGGAAAGTAACTTTATGCAAAACCCGCTGCCCGCGCTGAAAGCCAGCGATCGCAGCGGGCGCGTGATTTATGTCAGCAGCTTGTCCAAAGCACTGTCGCCGGGGTTACGGCTGGGGTATATGGTTGCCGCGCCGGAAATCATTGATGAAGCGCGGGCGCTGCGCCGCCTGGTGTACCGTCATCCGCCAACCAATATTCAATACCAGATGGCGCATTTTCTGGCGCAGGGGCATTACGAAACCCATTTGCGCCGCTACCACGAAGACTCCGCCCGCCGCTGGGATTGTCTGCACAACGCGCTACACACGTTTCTGCCGGAGTGCCAGTTGATGCAGGGTAGCGAACATGCCAACGCCTTCTGGCTGCGCACACCAGAACAGATCAACACCCAGCAACTGACCTGGCGCGCCGCCCACGCGGGCGTGTTGATTGAGCCCGGCGCGCGGCATTTTCTTGATGCCGCGCCGCCGGATAACTTCTTTCGCATGGGGTTTCACGCGATCAATCCGGATGCAATTGCCCCTGGCGTGGAAGTGTTGCGCGGCCAACTGGCGCAGCTATGTTGA
- a CDS encoding YbdK family carboxylate-amine ligase produces the protein MPLPDFHVSEPFTLGIELELQVVNPPGYDLSQDSSRLIESVKHQISTGEVKHDITESMLEIATGVCRDINQAAHQFSAMQHVILQAASEHHVQICGGGTHPFQKWQRQEICNDERYSRTLETFGYLMQQATVFGQHVHVGCTNGDDAIYLLHGLSHFVPHFIALSAASPYIQGTDTRYASSRLNIFSSFPDNGPMPWVANWQEFEGLFRRLSYTSMIESIKDLHWDIRPSPHFGTVEVRVMDTPLTLSHAINVAGFIQALSHWLLAERPFKHQPQDYLLYKFNRFQACRYGLEGLITDVHTGERYTIADDLTRLLEKLAPSADKLNAGSALDELANVVKRGKSEAQMMREFIADGGSLIGLMQKHAEIWAAG, from the coding sequence ATGCCACTGCCGGATTTTCATGTTTCCGAACCGTTTACGCTCGGCATTGAACTGGAGTTACAGGTCGTTAACCCGCCGGGTTACGATTTGAGCCAGGACTCTTCACGGCTGATTGAATCGGTAAAACACCAGATAAGTACCGGTGAAGTCAAACATGACATCACCGAAAGCATGCTGGAGATTGCCACCGGCGTGTGCCGGGATATCAACCAGGCGGCACATCAGTTTTCCGCCATGCAGCATGTGATTTTGCAGGCTGCATCCGAGCACCATGTGCAGATATGCGGCGGCGGTACTCACCCTTTTCAGAAGTGGCAACGCCAGGAGATCTGCAATGATGAGCGTTACAGCCGCACGCTGGAGACGTTTGGTTATCTGATGCAACAAGCGACGGTGTTTGGCCAGCATGTGCATGTTGGCTGCACCAACGGCGACGACGCGATCTATTTGTTGCATGGCCTTTCCCATTTTGTGCCGCACTTTATTGCGCTCAGCGCCGCCTCGCCCTACATCCAGGGCACCGACACCCGCTATGCGTCGTCGCGCCTGAACATTTTCTCTTCCTTTCCGGATAATGGCCCGATGCCGTGGGTGGCGAACTGGCAGGAGTTTGAAGGGCTATTTCGCCGCCTGAGCTACACCTCAATGATTGAAAGCATCAAAGATTTGCACTGGGACATTCGCCCCAGCCCGCATTTTGGCACTGTTGAAGTGCGGGTCATGGACACGCCGCTGACGCTGTCACACGCCATTAATGTGGCAGGGTTTATCCAGGCGCTGTCGCACTGGCTGCTGGCCGAGCGACCGTTTAAACATCAGCCGCAGGATTATTTATTGTATAAATTCAATCGCTTTCAGGCCTGCCGTTACGGGCTGGAAGGTCTGATTACCGATGTGCACACCGGTGAGCGGTACACCATTGCTGACGATCTCACTCGCCTGCTGGAGAAGCTCGCGCCGTCGGCAGATAAGCTGAATGCGGGTAGCGCCCTGGATGAACTGGCAAATGTGGTGAAACGCGGAAAAAGCGAAGCACAGATGATGCGTGAATTTATTGCCGATGGCGGCTCGCTAATTGGATTAATGCAAAAACACGCTGAGATTTGGGCGGCAGGCTAA